In a genomic window of Candidatus Cloacimonas sp.:
- a CDS encoding XRE family transcriptional regulator, which produces MIGERLKQIRQALGLKQIDLAKVLKLNPSAISQMESGRTNPSLETLEELSVNYNVNLHWLITGAGKMFNTANGAISQDVGSWDNFQKLLNDRLEEILQARLDLLDSDTVEIPVSGEIAAGLPMENYGAILDVVTVRRSLINGSLNNYVALRVNGRSMEPDIRNQDVVLIRYSNEWRELEGKICAVRIDGGITLKRLLLDDAKRTVVLIPINENYQPIIVDPDSHTDVTLIGSMYFLLRFLP; this is translated from the coding sequence ATGATTGGAGAACGACTTAAACAAATAAGGCAGGCATTAGGTCTTAAGCAGATAGATTTGGCAAAGGTCTTAAAGTTAAATCCTTCTGCTATTTCTCAAATGGAAAGTGGACGCACCAATCCTTCTTTGGAAACGCTGGAGGAATTGAGTGTGAATTATAATGTGAATTTACATTGGTTAATAACCGGGGCAGGGAAAATGTTTAATACTGCTAATGGAGCAATTTCTCAGGATGTCGGTTCCTGGGATAATTTTCAGAAACTCTTAAATGACCGTTTGGAAGAGATTCTGCAGGCACGTTTAGACCTGTTGGATTCCGATACAGTAGAAATTCCTGTCAGCGGAGAAATTGCAGCCGGTTTGCCGATGGAAAATTACGGTGCCATTCTGGATGTGGTAACGGTGCGCCGTTCTTTGATTAATGGTTCTTTAAATAATTATGTGGCTTTAAGAGTGAACGGACGCAGTATGGAACCTGATATTAGAAATCAGGATGTAGTGTTAATTCGTTATTCTAATGAATGGCGTGAACTGGAAGGTAAGATTTGTGCAGTGCGCATTGATGGAGGTATAACACTTAAAAGATTGCTTTTGGATGATGCTAAAAGAACGGTGGTTTTAATTCCGATAAATGAAAATTACCAACCGATTATAGTTGACCCTGACAGTCACACCGATGTTACTTTAATTGGTTCAATGTATTTTTTGCTTAGATTTTTGCCTTAG
- a CDS encoding POTRA domain-containing protein: protein MARLNHKSFLLLIPGWLFLLPALAITIGTISFTGISGIEETELLKASGLHTGQEFNAELIANATANLYKFLQDEGRYFVIISSPELIPDETGTISLLFKMQEKAPSDEVYLHFQGMRYFSNAKLFQLLLLSPEQKYRLNQLAKIMQQTLSLYNNRGYLFAKIQLDSLVLEETLTAYIGIDEGKPLRVKNYIFKGNKVTKDRTLLQLSGLENIEIITPEVLTQAEENISRKSYIRTCNVEPINENTLLINIEESKMTYLEGVLGMNRLNEELKFSGQIRLQFLNLWGTDRAILLFWKQIPSSNSELSLSYHESGISGIPVAGDIELYRAQQDSTWIQTRGGLKIYYQMLKHSLGIELATESLTPGSRRPAIINKEKAQSVGAFWNYSNYAGGVNPYKGMDMQLLYRLTGSNLTKHLYGATEAGFKGYIPFSNRFVGFLGMEIRNLENRNAELWQQYKMGGYGTLRGYYEDELSSYRLAWINYELRYRLSPDSRIYLLFDQGLLGREKNKLKSDIFGLGCGMKINTRLGILGLEYALGYRDKRFANLGSGMIHLGLDAAF, encoded by the coding sequence GTGGCTCGCTTAAATCACAAAAGTTTCCTTCTGCTTATTCCCGGATGGTTATTCTTACTGCCTGCTTTAGCTATAACTATAGGCACTATCAGCTTTACAGGTATTTCGGGAATTGAAGAAACGGAATTGCTGAAAGCCAGCGGTCTGCATACAGGACAGGAATTCAATGCGGAACTTATTGCCAATGCTACAGCTAACTTATATAAGTTTTTACAGGATGAAGGCAGATACTTTGTTATTATTTCTTCGCCGGAACTAATTCCAGATGAAACCGGAACTATTTCCCTGCTCTTTAAGATGCAGGAAAAAGCACCTTCCGATGAAGTTTACTTACACTTTCAAGGAATGCGGTATTTTAGTAATGCTAAACTTTTTCAGCTGTTGCTTCTTTCTCCGGAACAAAAATACCGCCTGAATCAGCTTGCCAAAATTATGCAACAAACCCTTTCGCTATATAACAACAGGGGCTATCTCTTTGCCAAAATTCAGCTGGATTCTTTAGTTTTGGAAGAGACACTAACTGCTTATATTGGCATTGATGAAGGTAAACCCCTCCGGGTAAAAAACTATATCTTCAAGGGTAATAAAGTAACCAAAGATAGAACCCTGCTGCAACTTTCTGGCTTGGAAAATATAGAAATAATCACTCCCGAGGTCTTAACCCAGGCGGAAGAAAACATCAGCCGCAAAAGTTATATCCGCACCTGCAATGTAGAACCAATTAACGAAAATACCTTGCTGATAAATATTGAAGAAAGCAAAATGACTTATCTGGAAGGTGTTTTAGGAATGAATCGCCTGAATGAAGAACTGAAATTTTCAGGGCAAATCCGTTTGCAGTTCTTAAACTTATGGGGAACAGACAGGGCTATTCTGCTTTTCTGGAAACAGATTCCCTCTTCCAATAGCGAACTTTCCCTGTCCTATCACGAATCTGGTATTTCCGGAATTCCTGTTGCCGGAGATATTGAACTTTATAGAGCTCAACAGGATTCTACCTGGATTCAAACCCGCGGGGGATTGAAAATCTACTATCAAATGCTGAAACACAGTTTGGGCATTGAACTGGCAACTGAATCCTTAACTCCCGGTTCCCGTCGTCCTGCCATTATAAATAAAGAAAAAGCACAAAGCGTTGGCGCTTTCTGGAATTACAGTAACTATGCGGGAGGTGTAAATCCCTATAAGGGTATGGATATGCAATTACTCTATCGCTTAACCGGAAGCAATCTGACAAAACATTTATATGGAGCTACCGAAGCAGGATTTAAAGGTTATATTCCGTTCAGCAACCGCTTTGTTGGTTTTTTGGGAATGGAAATCAGAAACCTGGAAAACAGAAATGCGGAACTTTGGCAACAATATAAGATGGGTGGCTACGGAACTTTGCGTGGCTATTATGAAGACGAATTAAGCTCCTACCGTTTGGCATGGATAAATTATGAATTGCGTTATCGGCTAAGCCCCGATTCGCGTATCTACCTGCTTTTTGATCAGGGCTTGTTAGGCAGAGAGAAAAATAAATTAAAATCTGATATCTTTGGTTTGGGCTGCGGAATGAAAATTAATACTCGCTTGGGAATTCTGGGTTTGGAATATGCCCTGGGCTATAGAGATAAACGCTTTGCTAATCTGGGTTCAGGGATGATTCACCTGGGCTTGGATGCTGCATTCTAA
- the lepA gene encoding translation elongation factor 4 — translation MKEEFIRNFCIVAHIDHGKSTLADRFLEETHIIGKGTEVSQVLDSMDLEREKGITIKSHAVRMVHNYQDQNYVLNLIDTPGHVDFSYEVSRALASCEGAVLLVDASQGIEAQTMSNLYLALDNNLEILPVINKIDLPKADIEGTENDLCEILGCLPEEIIKVSAKTGEGVKDLLDAVVIRLPAPRGNPETAPRALIFDSYFDMYRGVVVLVRIFEGKLQKGDKIKLFSTAREYEIEEIGYLGLKFSPQNELTCGEAGYIIANIKEVSDARVGDTITLAKGGCENPLPGFREPKPMVYSSIFPINGEDYENLVESIAKLKLNDASLIYEKESSAALGYGFRCGFLGMLHLEIVKERLLREYNLPIMATTPSVRFLIKLKSGEELQVNNPIDFPDPSIIESIMEPFMDAEIILPTDYIGNVLKLVQERRGVQKDIQYIDEKRVALHYELPLIEIIFDFYDKLKTVSRGYASLDYTFKDYREANVVKVDILINGEKVDAMSFICHQDKAYNWGKSVTETLAEVIPKHLFKIALQAAIGGKIIARSTINPVRKDVLAKCYGGDVSRKRKLLEKQKEGKKKMKEIGSVSVPQEAFLAVLKADRE, via the coding sequence ATGAAAGAAGAGTTTATCCGCAATTTCTGCATTGTGGCACATATTGATCATGGAAAATCCACTTTGGCAGATAGATTTTTGGAAGAAACACATATTATCGGAAAAGGGACCGAGGTCTCTCAGGTTTTGGATAGTATGGATTTGGAACGCGAAAAAGGCATCACGATTAAAAGCCATGCCGTCCGGATGGTGCATAACTATCAGGATCAGAATTATGTTTTGAACTTGATTGATACTCCCGGCCATGTGGATTTTTCTTATGAGGTCTCAAGGGCTTTGGCATCCTGTGAAGGAGCAGTTCTATTAGTGGATGCATCTCAAGGAATTGAAGCCCAAACAATGAGCAACCTTTATTTGGCTTTGGATAATAACCTGGAAATTCTTCCCGTAATTAATAAAATTGATTTACCCAAAGCAGATATTGAAGGCACGGAAAATGATTTATGCGAAATCTTAGGTTGCCTGCCGGAAGAAATAATCAAAGTTAGCGCCAAAACCGGTGAGGGAGTAAAAGACCTTTTAGATGCTGTCGTCATCCGTTTACCTGCACCCCGGGGTAATCCTGAAACCGCTCCCCGAGCACTGATTTTTGATTCCTATTTTGATATGTATAGAGGAGTGGTGGTCTTAGTGCGTATTTTTGAGGGGAAATTACAAAAAGGTGATAAAATAAAGCTCTTTTCCACGGCAAGGGAATATGAAATTGAAGAAATCGGCTATTTGGGCTTAAAATTCTCTCCGCAAAATGAACTTACCTGTGGCGAAGCCGGTTACATTATTGCCAATATCAAAGAGGTCTCCGATGCCAGAGTTGGAGATACAATTACTTTAGCCAAAGGCGGTTGTGAAAATCCGCTTCCTGGTTTCCGAGAGCCCAAACCAATGGTCTATAGCAGTATTTTTCCTATCAATGGAGAGGACTATGAAAATTTGGTGGAATCCATTGCCAAGCTGAAATTGAACGATGCCTCGCTGATTTATGAAAAGGAAAGTTCTGCCGCTTTGGGTTATGGTTTTCGTTGCGGTTTTTTGGGAATGCTGCATTTGGAAATTGTGAAAGAGCGTCTGCTGCGTGAATATAATCTTCCCATTATGGCTACCACCCCCAGTGTGCGGTTTTTAATAAAACTGAAAAGCGGAGAGGAACTGCAGGTGAATAATCCTATTGATTTTCCCGATCCCAGCATAATTGAAAGCATTATGGAACCCTTTATGGATGCGGAAATAATTTTGCCTACAGATTATATTGGCAATGTGCTGAAATTGGTTCAGGAACGCAGAGGAGTTCAAAAAGATATTCAGTATATAGATGAAAAAAGGGTTGCCCTGCATTATGAATTGCCGTTAATTGAAATTATCTTTGATTTTTATGATAAACTGAAAACGGTTAGCCGGGGTTATGCCTCTTTGGATTATACTTTTAAGGATTACAGAGAAGCAAATGTAGTGAAAGTAGATATCCTGATTAACGGAGAAAAGGTTGATGCAATGAGCTTTATCTGCCATCAGGATAAAGCATACAACTGGGGAAAAAGTGTAACCGAAACCCTGGCTGAAGTTATTCCGAAACATCTTTTCAAGATTGCTTTACAAGCAGCCATTGGAGGCAAAATAATTGCCCGCAGCACTATTAATCCCGTGCGGAAAGATGTTTTGGCAAAATGCTACGGAGGCGATGTTTCCCGCAAAAGAAAGCTGCTGGAAAAACAAAAAGAAGGCAAAAAAAAGATGAAGGAAATTGGTTCGGTCTCAGTTCCCCAAGAGGCATTTCTGGCAGTTCTGAAAGCAGATAGAGAATAA
- a CDS encoding Hsp20/alpha crystallin family protein → MKVVPYRKTNELRPMSNMLSLFDEFFNRFYEEEGEEDNFRAMAIDIMEHDKDYQILANLPGFTKDDVKISMHDNQLMIEASKDVTKEETKGTVYRCERYSGSYRRNLLLPENVEVSKISAKMEDGVLKLTIPKKEPSPKKEITIE, encoded by the coding sequence ATGAAAGTCGTACCATATCGCAAAACAAACGAATTGAGACCGATGAGCAATATGCTCAGCTTATTCGACGAATTCTTCAATCGTTTTTACGAAGAAGAAGGAGAGGAAGATAATTTCCGGGCGATGGCAATTGATATTATGGAGCATGATAAAGATTACCAAATTCTGGCAAATCTGCCCGGATTTACGAAAGACGATGTCAAAATCAGTATGCATGACAATCAACTAATGATTGAAGCCAGTAAGGATGTAACCAAAGAAGAGACCAAGGGCACAGTTTACCGCTGTGAAAGATACAGTGGCAGCTATCGCCGTAACCTCTTGCTTCCTGAAAATGTTGAGGTCAGCAAAATCTCAGCTAAGATGGAAGATGGGGTGCTGAAACTTACGATTCCGAAAAAGGAACCCTCTCCCAAAAAAGAAATCACCATAGAATAA
- a CDS encoding DUF2147 domain-containing protein, whose amino-acid sequence MKKYVILGVGLALCLPTLLFCKEDSNRLIGYWLTGDKSMKIEIYENGDSTFAGKIIWLKEPNTTNGKPPKDIKNPDEKLRERPLLDLVILTGLVQDGSTKYKSGKFYEPNSGKTYSANVELVNNNTITIRYFIGVPTLGRTDTWTRSSR is encoded by the coding sequence ATGAAGAAATATGTTATTCTCGGAGTGGGTCTGGCTTTATGCCTTCCAACTTTGCTTTTTTGCAAAGAGGATAGCAACCGCCTAATCGGCTATTGGCTAACCGGTGATAAATCAATGAAAATAGAGATTTATGAAAACGGAGACAGCACATTCGCCGGCAAAATTATTTGGCTGAAAGAACCCAATACTACAAACGGCAAGCCCCCAAAGGACATTAAAAATCCTGATGAAAAACTGCGGGAGCGACCTTTGCTGGACTTGGTTATTTTAACCGGACTTGTTCAGGATGGCAGCACCAAATACAAATCCGGCAAATTCTATGAACCCAATAGCGGAAAGACCTATTCCGCTAATGTAGAATTAGTTAACAATAATACTATCACTATCCGTTATTTTATCGGTGTGCCGACTTTAGGCAGAACGGATACCTGGACACGCAGTTCCCGTTAA
- the purB gene encoding adenylosuccinate lyase has protein sequence MIPRYSKPEMERIWTLENRYECWLEVELAAARAMFEKGIIPQEDWEAINAKADFDSNRIDELELITKHDVIAFLTNVGENIGSASRWLHFGMTSSDVLDTATGMQLKSSGELILTELSRLAEILKLKARQYKNTICMGRSHGIHAEPTSFGLKFALWFTEVERNIKRLNEAIEEVSVGKFSGAVGNFAHLSPEIEELACKYLDLHPAKVSTQVVQRDSYAFFLSVLALIASGIEKIALEIRHLQRTEVQEVEENFSKGQKGSSAMPHKRNPIVSEQLCGLARILRSNALVAMENNALWHERDISHSSVERIILPDSCILIHYMLDKTCSLIENLVVYPENMQKNLGLTKGLVFSQALLLHLVQSGLTRENAYSLVQREAMKSRETDSSFLDNVLANKEITSALAESEIRDIFSYERYLRNVDFIYRRCGIL, from the coding sequence ATGATTCCGCGCTACAGTAAACCCGAAATGGAAAGAATCTGGACTTTGGAAAACCGCTATGAATGCTGGCTGGAAGTAGAACTTGCCGCTGCCAGAGCAATGTTTGAAAAAGGTATTATTCCTCAAGAGGATTGGGAAGCAATTAATGCTAAAGCCGATTTTGACAGCAACCGCATTGACGAACTGGAACTAATAACAAAACACGATGTTATCGCTTTTTTAACCAATGTAGGGGAAAATATCGGTTCTGCATCCCGTTGGCTGCATTTTGGGATGACTTCTTCCGATGTTTTAGATACCGCCACCGGCATGCAATTAAAAAGCAGCGGGGAGCTTATTTTAACGGAATTAAGTCGCTTGGCGGAAATTCTGAAACTGAAAGCCAGGCAGTATAAAAATACTATCTGTATGGGTCGTTCGCACGGAATTCATGCAGAACCCACTTCTTTCGGCTTAAAGTTTGCTCTTTGGTTTACAGAAGTTGAGCGTAACATAAAGCGCTTGAACGAAGCAATAGAAGAAGTTAGCGTCGGCAAATTTTCCGGTGCAGTAGGTAATTTTGCCCATTTAAGCCCGGAAATTGAAGAACTGGCATGCAAGTATCTGGATTTGCATCCGGCGAAGGTCTCCACGCAAGTTGTTCAGCGCGATAGTTATGCTTTTTTTCTTTCCGTTTTAGCTCTAATTGCTTCCGGCATAGAAAAAATTGCCTTGGAAATAAGACATTTGCAAAGAACCGAAGTGCAGGAAGTGGAAGAGAATTTTTCCAAAGGGCAAAAAGGTTCTTCTGCGATGCCTCATAAGCGCAATCCTATCGTTAGTGAACAGCTTTGCGGCTTAGCAAGAATTTTGCGTTCCAATGCTTTAGTCGCTATGGAAAATAATGCCTTATGGCATGAACGCGATATTTCCCATTCCAGTGTGGAGCGGATTATTTTGCCTGATTCCTGCATTTTGATTCACTATATGCTGGATAAAACCTGTTCCCTGATAGAAAATCTGGTGGTTTATCCTGAAAATATGCAAAAAAACCTGGGTCTAACCAAAGGGCTTGTTTTTTCTCAAGCGTTGCTTTTGCATCTTGTCCAAAGCGGTTTAACCCGGGAAAATGCTTATTCCCTGGTGCAGCGGGAAGCAATGAAATCCCGGGAAACGGATAGTAGTTTTTTGGATAATGTTTTGGCAAATAAGGAAATAACATCTGCCCTTGCGGAAAGCGAAATTCGGGATATATTTTCTTATGAACGCTATCTTCGGAATGTGGATTTTATTTACCGGCGATGCGGAATTTTATAG
- the lgt gene encoding prolipoprotein diacylglyceryl transferase has product MIKFPEINPDIVSFSIGGLNLHIRWYGFFYVLSFILAFILYKPFLKKRNIQLKKEEYESIIFYEMLGVVLGGRLGYVLFYNLSYYIAHPLMIFAVWEGGMSFHGGALGVIIASLIYCHKHKLNFYAFADVSIPIVAIGLGLGRLGNFINGELWGKHTNLPWGMIFPGADNLPRHPTQLYEMFLEGIVMFFITFYLLKKLKKEGLVFWSFIGLYGVFRFLIEFVREPDNIDFYTNFGYIFGFMSIGQFLSLIMIIAAIWGFYKLNTHPKKTPNPHL; this is encoded by the coding sequence ATGATTAAATTTCCTGAAATAAACCCTGATATTGTTAGTTTTAGCATTGGAGGGTTAAATCTGCATATTCGCTGGTATGGTTTTTTTTATGTGCTTAGTTTTATTCTTGCCTTCATTTTGTATAAGCCCTTCTTAAAGAAGAGAAACATCCAGCTGAAAAAAGAGGAGTATGAATCCATCATTTTCTATGAAATGCTGGGTGTTGTTTTAGGCGGGCGTTTGGGCTATGTGCTTTTTTACAATCTGAGTTACTATATTGCTCATCCGTTAATGATTTTTGCTGTCTGGGAAGGGGGAATGAGTTTTCATGGAGGCGCTTTAGGGGTAATTATTGCCTCCTTAATCTATTGTCATAAGCACAAATTGAATTTCTATGCCTTTGCTGATGTCTCTATTCCTATTGTAGCCATAGGTTTAGGATTGGGAAGATTAGGTAATTTCATCAATGGTGAATTATGGGGAAAGCACACAAATTTGCCCTGGGGAATGATTTTTCCCGGCGCAGATAATTTACCTCGCCATCCTACTCAGCTTTATGAAATGTTTCTGGAAGGCATTGTAATGTTTTTTATTACCTTTTATCTGCTAAAAAAGCTGAAAAAGGAAGGGCTGGTATTCTGGAGTTTTATTGGTTTATATGGAGTTTTCAGGTTTTTAATAGAATTTGTGCGCGAACCCGATAATATTGATTTTTATACCAATTTTGGTTATATTTTCGGTTTTATGAGTATTGGTCAGTTCCTCAGTTTAATTATGATTATTGCAGCTATCTGGGGTTTTTACAAACTCAATACTCACCCCAAAAAGACACCCAATCCTCATCTTTAA
- a CDS encoding electron transfer flavoprotein subunit beta/FixA family protein, translating into MHFIVCVKQVPNTTEIKIDPKTNTLIREGVESILNPFDAYAVEEAVRLKEKYGGSVTAISMGPNQCETTLRETVSLGVDNIILLSDRRFAGADTYATSLTLAAAIKKIGDYTLILTGQQAIDGDTAQVGPGIAAHLNIPQTCFVRKIESFTEQQAVVERLLEDGFDRVSMQLPALISVVKEINVPRLPSLRGKRNAKIVPLTVWNCDDLGLNEKETGLNGSPTQVLNIFSPQHEKQVEKFEGNSDEAVELIVQRLSELTRR; encoded by the coding sequence ATGCACTTTATAGTTTGTGTTAAACAGGTTCCCAATACCACCGAAATTAAAATTGACCCCAAAACCAATACTCTCATTCGGGAAGGCGTGGAAAGCATTTTAAATCCCTTTGACGCCTATGCCGTGGAAGAAGCGGTGCGCTTAAAAGAAAAATATGGAGGCAGCGTTACTGCCATCAGTATGGGTCCCAATCAGTGTGAAACAACCTTACGCGAGACCGTTTCCTTAGGAGTGGATAATATTATCCTGTTATCGGACAGGCGTTTTGCCGGAGCCGATACTTATGCTACCAGTTTAACTTTGGCAGCAGCGATTAAAAAAATCGGGGATTATACTTTGATTTTAACCGGGCAGCAAGCAATTGATGGAGATACAGCTCAAGTAGGACCAGGCATTGCAGCTCATTTAAATATTCCGCAGACCTGTTTTGTGCGTAAAATTGAATCCTTTACTGAACAACAGGCAGTAGTAGAACGCTTGCTGGAAGATGGTTTTGACCGTGTTTCAATGCAGCTTCCTGCTTTAATTTCCGTAGTAAAGGAAATAAATGTTCCCCGGTTACCTTCTTTACGCGGAAAACGCAATGCCAAAATAGTTCCGCTTACGGTTTGGAATTGTGACGACTTGGGTTTAAACGAAAAAGAAACTGGACTGAACGGTTCGCCAACGCAGGTTTTGAATATATTTTCTCCTCAACACGAAAAGCAGGTGGAGAAATTTGAAGGCAACAGCGATGAGGCAGTGGAACTTATCGTGCAGCGTTTATCGGAATTAACCCGCAGATGA
- a CDS encoding DegT/DnrJ/EryC1/StrS family aminotransferase: protein MKVPMLDLQAQYEPLMPEIRKALDRVFAEHQYIMGPQVKEFEEKMAHYLGIKNAIGCASGTDALVLAIKALGIGEGDEVITTPFSFFATASSIWRNNATPVFVDINPRTFNLDPANLEKAITEKTRAILPVHLFGQCADMDSIMAIARKYNLYVIEDNAQGIGCTWNGKMSCSFGDIGTLSFFPSKNLGAMGDAGMCLTNNDDYAAKLRQLRVHGENPKYYHQWVGLNSRLDTLQAAVLSVKLDYLDSWSKGRRANAAFYNERLQNVPGMRLPYIDPKAVSIYNQYTLICEKREELMAYLKEKGIGCAIYYPLPLHLQKCFSSLGYKKGDMPVAEEMAEKVLSLPIYPELTEEQKEYIGKTITDFYGN, encoded by the coding sequence ATGAAAGTTCCAATGCTGGATTTGCAGGCGCAATACGAACCTTTGATGCCGGAAATTAGAAAAGCGCTGGATAGGGTTTTTGCTGAACACCAATATATTATGGGTCCCCAAGTGAAGGAATTTGAAGAGAAGATGGCACATTACCTCGGTATAAAAAATGCCATCGGTTGTGCTTCCGGAACCGATGCTCTGGTTTTAGCCATTAAAGCTTTAGGGATTGGAGAAGGCGATGAAGTAATAACTACTCCCTTCAGTTTTTTTGCCACTGCTTCTTCTATCTGGCGCAATAATGCCACGCCTGTTTTTGTGGATATCAACCCTCGCACTTTCAATCTTGATCCTGCCAATCTGGAAAAGGCAATCACGGAAAAAACCAGGGCAATATTGCCGGTTCATCTTTTCGGTCAATGTGCCGATATGGATTCCATTATGGCTATTGCTCGTAAATATAATTTGTATGTTATTGAAGATAATGCTCAAGGAATTGGCTGCACCTGGAACGGAAAAATGAGTTGTTCTTTTGGAGATATTGGAACTTTATCTTTTTTCCCTTCCAAGAATTTAGGGGCAATGGGTGATGCCGGAATGTGTTTAACCAATAATGATGATTATGCTGCTAAATTGCGTCAATTGCGAGTGCATGGCGAAAATCCCAAATACTATCATCAATGGGTTGGTTTGAACAGTCGTTTGGATACTTTACAGGCAGCTGTTTTAAGTGTGAAACTGGATTATCTTGATTCCTGGAGTAAAGGCAGGCGTGCAAATGCCGCTTTTTACAATGAACGCTTGCAAAATGTTCCCGGAATGCGCCTTCCCTATATAGACCCCAAAGCAGTCAGCATTTATAATCAATATACTCTCATTTGTGAAAAAAGAGAGGAACTGATGGCATACTTAAAAGAAAAGGGTATCGGTTGTGCTATCTATTATCCGCTGCCTTTGCATCTCCAGAAATGTTTCAGTTCGCTTGGTTACAAAAAAGGTGATATGCCTGTAGCGGAAGAAATGGCTGAAAAAGTTCTTTCTCTGCCTATTTATCCGGAACTTACAGAGGAACAGAAAGAATATATAGGTAAAACCATAACCGATTTTTATGGCAATTAA
- a CDS encoding SLBB domain-containing protein: protein MKNRLLLIIFLSVTILSALEIPAQEEAIPISVSLTGYVENPGVYQITPLNRLSDLLLLNKTAALEQTKVLLEKPVEVPKPAELLSPPSPEKEIEDVDRYEKNRGLRNIQITRAGKTVTYDLLKFYRLGDISQNPLLKDGDVVFVPAIKNFISIGGGINLPGEMEFVEGDQLITIINLALGFTFDADISKVQLYRYQANRIDYDVLNYDLKANPALFDILLKADDRILISCNSEIRTRQRIKIYGQIKYPGEYVIDANTTLYEVLQQAGGLTKRGDLKRLVYYNENVNADPDPYLELLMQRSMSEMTPLEYSYLRNNLMQLKGKYSIDPLKMMNSEGKEANPYLFDGDRIYVPEQIDMVWVSGQVKNPGMISWVEGKDWDYYIQAAGGYTNNRKAGKGRIIRSNSGNWVKPGKNVAIRAGDTIFVPAQTDRSMWTDVKDIVTLTSSVVTIILGVRTFTRN from the coding sequence ATGAAAAATAGGTTATTGCTGATTATCTTCTTGAGCGTAACAATTCTTTCCGCTCTGGAAATTCCTGCCCAGGAAGAAGCAATTCCTATCTCTGTAAGCTTAACGGGCTATGTAGAAAACCCCGGTGTTTATCAAATAACACCCTTAAACCGGTTATCCGATCTTTTACTGCTAAATAAAACTGCGGCTTTGGAACAAACGAAGGTCTTGCTGGAAAAGCCGGTTGAAGTTCCCAAACCTGCTGAATTATTAAGTCCTCCCAGTCCTGAAAAAGAAATAGAAGATGTTGACCGCTACGAAAAAAATCGGGGCTTACGCAATATCCAGATAACGCGGGCGGGTAAAACGGTAACTTATGATTTGCTGAAGTTTTATCGCTTGGGCGATATCAGTCAAAACCCTCTGCTGAAAGATGGTGATGTTGTTTTTGTGCCTGCCATCAAAAATTTTATATCCATTGGCGGAGGAATAAATCTACCCGGGGAAATGGAATTTGTGGAAGGCGACCAGCTGATAACGATAATTAACCTGGCTCTTGGCTTTACTTTTGATGCCGATATATCCAAGGTTCAGCTCTATCGCTATCAAGCCAACAGGATTGATTATGATGTTTTGAATTACGATCTGAAAGCAAATCCTGCTCTTTTTGATATACTTTTAAAGGCAGATGACCGCATTCTCATATCCTGCAATTCAGAAATTAGAACCCGACAAAGAATTAAGATTTACGGGCAGATAAAATACCCCGGAGAATATGTTATAGATGCGAATACTACTTTGTATGAAGTATTACAGCAAGCAGGCGGATTAACCAAAAGAGGCGATCTTAAAAGATTGGTCTATTACAACGAAAATGTTAATGCCGATCCCGATCCCTATCTGGAACTGTTAATGCAAAGAAGTATGAGTGAGATGACTCCCTTGGAATATTCCTATTTGCGTAATAACCTGATGCAACTGAAAGGAAAATACAGCATAGACCCTCTGAAGATGATGAATAGCGAAGGCAAAGAGGCAAATCCTTATTTATTTGACGGCGACCGGATTTATGTTCCGGAACAAATTGATATGGTTTGGGTTAGCGGTCAGGTGAAAAACCCCGGGATGATTTCCTGGGTGGAAGGAAAGGACTGGGATTATTATATTCAGGCAGCCGGGGGTTATACCAATAATCGGAAAGCGGGAAAAGGCAGAATAATTCGTTCCAACAGCGGTAATTGGGTTAAGCCCGGGAAAAATGTAGCCATCCGAGCCGGTGATACTATTTTTGTTCCTGCTCAAACAGACAGGTCTATGTGGACAGATGTGAAAGATATTGTAACCCTTACCTCTTCCGTTGTTACCATCATCCTCGGGGTAAGAACTTTTACCAGAAATTAA